The Acidobacteriota bacterium nucleotide sequence GCCGGCCTTGGCGGCGACGTTCAGGACCCGCCCGCCGGTGGTGACGAAATCGCCGCCGGCCCGGCGCGTGCCCGCGTGGAAGACCATGACGTCCTCCATGCGCTTGAGGTCCTCCAGGCCACGAATGATGTGGCCCTTCTCGAATGCGCCGGGATACCCTCCCGAAACCAGGGCCAGGCAGACCAGGGGGCGGGGGTCCCACTCGGGGCTCACCTCGCTGAGGCGCCCCACCCGGATGGCTTCCAGGATGTCGAGGAAGTCCGAGTTCAGGCGGGGGAGAACCGCCTGCGCCTCGGGGTCGCCGAAGCGGACGTTGAACTCCAGCACCCGGGGCCCGGCTTCGGTGATCATCAGGCCGGCGTAAAGGATGCCGCTGAAAGGGAAGCCGTTCCCGGCCATCCCGCGGATGACGGGGTGAATGACGGTCTCCATGATCTCGCGGCGCTGCGGGGCGGTCAGGATGTCGTCGTGGGAATAGGCGCCCATTCCCCCGGTGTTGGGCCCCTGGTCGCCGTCGAAGGCCCGCTTGTGGTCCCGGGATGGCGGCATGGGAACGGCGTTGACGCCGTCGGTGAAGACCATGAAGGACACCTCGCGGCCGGTCAGGAACTCCTCGAGGATCACGGTGTCCCCCGACGCGCCGAAACGGCGGGTCACCATCATCTCGCGCAGGGCCGCCTCCGCCTCGTCGCGGCCGGGTGCGATGACCACGCCCTTGCCGGCAGCCAGGCCGTCCGCCTTGATGACCAGCGGGAAGGTGAACGCGCTCCGATCGAGGGTCTCGAGGGCGTCCTCGAGACGCGTGCAGACGCGGTAGCGGGCGGAGGGGATCCCCAGCGACGCGAGGAAGTCCTTCGTGAAGGCCTTGCTGGCTTCCAGGCGGGCCGCGGCGGCGCTGGGGCCCACGAAGGGAATGCGGGACTCGGCGAAACAGTCGGCGATCCCGGCGGCCAGCGGTGTCTCCGGCCCGGAGAGGGTCAGGTCGATCCGGTTGTCGCGGGCGAAGCGGGCCACGGACTCCACGTTGGTGATGTCGAGCCCGACCGGGCGGGCGGGCGGGTTCATCCCGTCGCTGCCCGGTGCACAGTAGAGCACCTGCAGCCGCCGACTCTCGGCCACCTGGCGGCAGATGGCGTGCTCCCGTCCTCCACTTCCCAGAACCAGCACTCTCATCGTGTGGATCCTCCCTGATCTCGGGTCCCCCCGACGCGCCGCGGCGGGGGTTCATTCCATGTAGGTGTACCCCTCGAGCCCTTCCTCGAGGAACTTCTTGATGCGCGCCGACTCCTTGATGGTGATGCGGTCTTTTTCGATCCCTTCCTCCACCGCCTTGAGGACCATGCCGACGATGTCCCGCTTCTGGTACTGCATGTACCCCAGGACGTCGCGGACGGTGTCGCCCTCGATCAGCTTGTCGATGTGGTACTTGTTCTTCCCCGTGATGCTGATGTGGATGATGTGGGTGTCCCCGAAGAGGTTGTGGAGGTCCCCCAGCACCTCCTGGTAGGCCCCCACCAGGAAGACGCCGAGGTAGTAGGGCTGCTTCTCGCTGAACTCGTGCAGCTCGATGGTGTTCTTCACGTCCCGCAGGTCGATGAACTGGTCGATCTTCCCGTCGGAGTCGCAGGTGATGTCGGCAAGGGTCGCCTTGCGCGTGGGCTTGATGTTGAGCCGGTGGATGGGCATGAGGGGGAAGAGCTGCTTGACGGCCCAGTGGTCGGGGAGGCTCTGGAAGACCGACAGGTTCCCGTA carries:
- the purD gene encoding phosphoribosylamine--glycine ligase: MRVLVLGSGGREHAICRQVAESRRLQVLYCAPGSDGMNPPARPVGLDITNVESVARFARDNRIDLTLSGPETPLAAGIADCFAESRIPFVGPSAAAARLEASKAFTKDFLASLGIPSARYRVCTRLEDALETLDRSAFTFPLVIKADGLAAGKGVVIAPGRDEAEAALREMMVTRRFGASGDTVILEEFLTGREVSFMVFTDGVNAVPMPPSRDHKRAFDGDQGPNTGGMGAYSHDDILTAPQRREIMETVIHPVIRGMAGNGFPFSGILYAGLMITEAGPRVLEFNVRFGDPEAQAVLPRLNSDFLDILEAIRVGRLSEVSPEWDPRPLVCLALVSGGYPGAFEKGHIIRGLEDLKRMEDVMVFHAGTRRAGGDFVTTGGRVLNVAAKAGTLPEAVARVYEAAGKVHFENMHYRTDIGKVHSV